The window ggaaccaaactcagaatTCTGGGAACACAGCAAGccctcctaactgctgagccctatCTCCAACCCTACAGCATAATTCTTTCAAACAAATTTAATAACACATTAAATAATGCTGAAATTATTCGGTGTTACCAGATATTTACAAATACCCACTACAAGAGGCATCTACACCAACCCATTGATGGTAGTGACATCTGGTTGGTAAGAATTATTCAATTGCTTtgattttttcttattaattttgtttttatatgttttagtttttaatgatGACCATTTCTCACTCATTTATCAAAAAAGTATGTCGTAACTGCCAAACAATGCTCAGTAAAATAATCAAGAAAtgcataacttttaaaaacaaaacaaatcactttCGGAGTTTCCATATGCCCGAATATGTTTAATGCCTATGGACTCTGTGATTCTTTTGCTCAATGagctgtgtttttatttcatgtaaaagTTGGGGAATTTAGGGCGCAACCTCCATCTGCACACCAGGACAGTAAGTTGGTTCTTTACAGGCATTTTCCTGCTTTTCCCCTTCCACCAAcaatttcctcttctctcttgcaTTGACTTCTGTGTACAAGAGCATACTCTTTCCAGGCTGGTCATCGTGGGTGAGGAAATGCCCGGGGCTACACACTAAACTCTGGCCTCAAGCAGAGAGAAGTGGCTCTTCTGCACGAGGTGCACTAAGGTGCTGAAAGGCACTTTCACTTCCTCTAACAAGCCACGAACCGGAAGCCACATCTGTGTGACCACATACAAGCTTCTGATTCCATGTCATGAGGAGCCGTGATTCATGTGTGATGTTCATCCTGTGCAGGCTTGGGACCGGATCAAATGTTTCCAACCCCTTTATTCTATCATCCATCTGGGATAATTTCATGCGCCAGGATTATCCAATGTTTACGTGTTCCACGGGAATCTAAAAGACCCATTAGAAACTCAGCACACAAAGCAAGGAGCTGAGACTTCTGCAGTCCGCGGAGTAAACTCCAGTCTGGACTGTGGAGGATGTACCAGTGAGACAGtgacatttttctcctttcagtcTCCTAACCCGATGTTCTAGGACTTGCCTGGTCCACTCCTTCCCCTTAGAGGGAGTTCTCCCATGAGGATTGCTTGTCTACTAAAAGAAGAACCCAGTGGGTGTGCAGAGAACGCTGATGGGAAATGTCTCTGTGCAGTCATATCAAAAGCTAGGCCTGTTTCCAGAAGATAGCTGATGGCCAGAAGTCTAATTTAACGTCACAGTAAAAAAAGGAGACTTACAAAACAGAACATGAAGAATCCAGTCTGTCCTGGATGGATTTACATGGTCTAGGGAACTGGCCCTCCTTTCTCACTAAGAGTGTAGCTGGAGCTGTGGCTTAAGACAGAGGGCCTCAGGAAACTGACACAATACTCCCCAAAACAGACatttaaagagaaaggaatgaaaagagaCATTGCACTGAATATTAGAAAACACTCCAAAACCCTCTCTACTCAACCCTCTACCGAATCAACAGCAAGACACCGGTTCAAAAAGAACCCTACTGAGTCCTGGCTTGGCAGGCCCAGACTATAAGTTTCAGCAGAGTTAAAAGCTAAAGAGTATCCAGAATTACTCTAGACCATAGGAAGAAATTTCACATCAGAACTGCATAGTATTCAGTGAGATAGAAACCTGGCTGGAGTCTTCGGGGTAGCACAGATTCAGCTGCTGAGCATCAGTATGCCAGACATCAGGCAGCTGCCTAGGGCCAGGGCCAGCATTGTCAAACTAATAGTGAAGACTAGAATCTGAATCTGGTCTTTCAAGGGACCACACAGGAGTAAGAACAGAATTGGAACCTGTCCCCCCTGAAGGCAGCTGAGGTGTGACCCACACAGATTCATGACTTGAGTCTGTGAAGGACCATAAATTGATGGACTCAAACTCTATGACATGACCTCTAAAGGGACAACCAGAGTTGGGTCCAGCACTCACTCCTGAAGTGTCCACAATCAGACTGTCCAAAGGTGTGACCATCATCTGTGAAATGATTTGTGAAAAACCGTTCAATGAGGGACCAACATCTGTAACCTAACCTTGCAAAGGTCTACTTAGGGAACTGAGAGGCATCTGAAACTCATGTTGGAAGTCAAGGCTAGGACACTGGGTTTACATAACTTTAATGTTGTTTAATGATTACATCTAAGTAGCCACTGGTTTATCCTAAACTCTTGCTCTTTAGTTGTCTTTATGTTTTAATTGGCACATAGTAACTATGCATTTTCATGAGGTACTGTATGATAATTTAATGCATATTCATaatttgtaataaataaaacGGGCTATTTTATCCTTTCAAAAGATATCATTGCTTTGTGTTTgggttttcaataaaagggagTAAGACATAAATTACTGCCACCTCCACACATGCTGTAGGGAACTATAACTTCCTTCTATTTGACTTATTATCTAACTTCCTTTATCTATCATTCCCTCTTCCCTGCCTAGCCTGTAATAACCCCTGAAGTACCCTctacctggatcctctgaaagaacagcaagcactgttaagccctgagccatctacccagcccTGAATTTTTTAACAAAGGGAATTGTGCATGTTATTGGATCAACTTTTAAACAAACTGTATATAATTCCTGGCACATCATAGGCTTCCGATAATAGcccttcccttcctttggttTCACATCTCTAGATTACCTACCAGGTAAACTTGAATTTGATTGTTTATCAAACAGACATTAAGCACATAGTTTGTGGAAGGATCTGCCCAGTGCTTTGGAAGGAAGAGTGAAGGACAGCTTAGGCATGGATGCTAACAACTTAGGAGAAGACTATCAGGAAAAGTATCTTGTCAGATGGAGTTTGGGGGTTCCTatagtattttataaaaatatattcatagtgATTACCTGGTCTGTAGGACTCTAGAACCAATGAAGACTTGACAGAGGAACATCTAACTAAACCACCCCATAGATATTGCTAATGATTCAGCAAGGCATAGAGATGATTAAATGAGAACAATGGAACACAAGAGTACTATGCAGAATAGTGATCACCAGGACAGATGTGCTTTAGAGTTGGTTGTTGCAGCTCACCATGGTTTATTTATACAATCATTAAAGAAACAAGAAGTCATTTACCATTTACTCTAGAATTATCTTGAAAAACACGGTTGAAGATGATTTTAGTGACAGTCTGCAGCAAACTCTCTGACGTAGATATCTTATTTCAGATCATGCTCTGGAATGAGGACATCACTGGAGTGGTGGCACCTCTTAGAGAAAacgtggaaactgaggcacggcTATCAACGCAGGAAGAAAGTCTGACATCAGAGTTCAGAGAGGCTGCAGACAGGACACGGACTCACAGCCATATAAGGTCGAGAGTGAAAACTGATCTCGTGAATAGATATGAAATCAGAATGTCTCAGAGAAGTTCCTCTTTTCCAGCTAGTCATATCTGGTCACAAGATTTTAGGCATGAACTTCATGCCATTCTGTTTACAACTATGTCTAAGCTTTTGATATTGTAACATGACACCATCTACAAAATCCATGGTTGAGAACTCAACtgagtattttaaaaaatcccccAAAATATTCTATAATATTTAAGCAGATTTATAATTTTGCATTGGATCACATTAATTACTATCCTTAGTTACAGATATCCCCAGGATACCTCGGTGTAGGGCCTGCTCTTTCCTCATCATGACCATGTAGATACACATTATGTTGGTCTTAGCTCCTTGTGTTTGGTCTCCATGGTCTTTATGACTGCACACCCATTATCCTTGGTTCTTTCCAGGCATAGTTTACAGGTACCCTACCACTCTACTGCCTCCGAGTCATCATTGTTGAATTCATGTCAGTGGGAACTCTTGAGTTCCTAATCCAAAATTAGTACTTCTGATGAGTGCCATTTCTTGGATAGGTTTAATCCAAGGCAAGTGAATATATCTCAAGAGGTAAGTGAATTGACAAGAACCATGCTTAACTGTTTTTTAGGAAGACATTGACGAATGATATGCCCCTATGACAAGGTTTTGGCTCATGTCCCTAAGACATAGTATCTTGAATTTAGCACCTGGTACCCTATGGTAGAGGAATACCATCAAAACCATATTTATTTTACCTTCCAAGTGACCAAATTTTAAATCTAACATCAGTCCATGAaaagaaagtaaagtaaaaaaaattcattaagtaCAATCTTCCAGTAGATTTGTCAATTTGATGTAGAAGGTTTTTcttgaaattgtttctttttcttaagatttatttatttattatgtatatagtattctgcctgcatgtgtctctgcagggcagaagatggcaccagatctcattataggttattgtgagtcaccatgtggttgttgggaattagtagtcagtgctcttaaccactgagctaaatctctagcctttgaaacagtttctttaacTTACTACCAATTTTCTGAGTCACActattattttagtatttatatttaacaaaagGCTTAAgttggtttttgttctgttttttaccTAAGGAACTGTAGGACAGAGACAGGAcatctgcttcttcctctccttgagtttcttcaatgcttcTTTGATCTCCTTGTTTCTCAGACTATAGATGATAGGGTTCAACATGGGGATCACTGCACCATAAAACATGGACACCACCTTATTTTTGTCCTGAGAGTAGCCAGCACTAGAATGGAGGTATGAGAAGAGACCAGAGCCATAGAAAAGAATCACTGTAGTTAGATGAGAAGCGCAGGTGTTGAAAGCCTTCATCCGCCCATGGATTGAATGAATCTTCATGACAGCAGCAATGATGTAGCCATAGGAGATCAAGACAACCAGGGCTGATGCCCCACCAACTGTACACACAACCAGAAAATTTACTACTTGACTGAGAAAAGTACTAGAACAAGACAAGGACATCAGGGGTGGCAAATCACAGAAAAAATGGTTAATGATCCGAGACCCACAGAAATGAAGCTGGAATATGGAGCAGGTTTGGACCAAGCCAGTGATGAGCCCTCCTGTGTATGCTGTGTTGGCCATACCCACGCAGGTGGTGGGTGacatgatggatggatagagtaGAGGATTGGTGATAGCAGCATATCTGTCATATGCCATGGCTGCCAGGAGACAGCACTCAGTGCCTCCCATtccaataaagaagaaaaactgtgtGGCACATCCTACAAAGGAGATGGCCTTCTGCTCCCTAAAAAAATCACAGAGCATCTTAGGGGCTATGGAGGACGTGTATGAGACATCAACAAAGGACAAGTTGctaaggaagaagtacatgggggagTGGAGGTGTGAGTCCATTCTGATCAGGAAAATGAGGCCCAGGTTCCCAACCATGGTCACCATGTAGATCCCCAGAAACAACACGAAAAGGACAACCTGCAGCTGGGGATGCTCTAAAAATCCCAAAAGGATGAAATTGGTCACCATGCTAATGTTTCTTCCCACAGCCATGTATCAGCTCCGCTGTCTTCTAAGTCCCAGAGATAGACTCCTGGGGTCAACCAAAATCCAAGTGAAGAAACTCCTCTGCTTTGTCAAAGAATCATAGACTCCTACAACCAGAAGACATCCCCCAAAATAAATATCTTATGTCTGAGGCAGAATTCCCCTCCACAGTGTATGGAGGTCACCATGCTACTTATCTGATGGACTCGTTAATGCAAAATATGTCAAGATAGTAGTTATCACATTATCTGGATCATCACCTTATTGTCAGTAGCAACACCATGATAATGGAGGGAGTTACTTATTAGTGGTACTTGGGTTGacaatctttctcttcttctgaatTACTCCAAATGTTGCACTATTAAATCACTTAGATATAGacatgtattcttttctttttaaagagaagaaatataacaaaattcaAAATGCTTGCAGAGGTAATTTTGTTTCTTAGTTTAGTTTAGttgttttaattgaaaattcATTCATGCAGTATAATCTGGTTACAGATTCCCCTCCcacatctcctcccagatcctccccacctatCCAATCCCACACCTTTTTgctctctttctttagaaaacgataggtaaaaagataaataattaaaagaacaataaaaatcacaaaacacacacacacacaaagacaaaaataagtaagattttaaaaatgcccaaacaaagcaatataagaaaaaaatctacaaagcaccattgagtttgttttgtattggcTATCCATTGTTGGGCATGGGACCTACCTTAAGCTTGGTTTATATGCCAGTAAAATTCTACTGGACAGAATAATTTTCCTGTTGTGGTTGTTTTATCATTACACTTTTAAGCAGGTTTCATAGactgaacctctctctctctctctctctctctctctctctctctctctctctctctctctctctctcctctctgaatgtatgtatgtgtgtgtgtgtcccactttttttcttttttcatcccAACAGCATGAAGCTAATAGAGATAAAACTTGGAAAAATACTGACTAAACCAGAGAGTGGAAAATGTCTAACCATATGAACTTTGAATACTTTTCTTGCACCAAGATTATCAGCAAGAGACCATGTTGTACTATGTGCTTGTTAGAGCTAAATGCTGATGATGTGGATATTAATAATACATTAGGCAGTGCAGAATACTCATCAGAAGGCATAGAACAGACAGAAAACCAGGTGATCATTAGCACAGCATAACAATTGCTATAGAGAAACCTTTATACAGTGCCCTGGAGCCTGGAGATAGTAGGTAgtgttttcagagaaaaaaaaaactgtgaggaCAATTTCAAAGATGAATAAAGCAGTCCTGGGATGGGAAGACACTGTGTGAGAGGCTTGGGGGCTCATGACTGAGATCTGAGTTGTTCATTTTAAGCAGGAGAACATTTGCAGAAGTCCTGGGGAGCAAGCTTAGTATTTAAGGCATATAAAAGGGTCAGAGCACAGGGAAATGGGAGCAGAAGACACATAAGTTCTGAAAGTCAGAGGTGGGGAGACAAATTGTGAAAGATCATTGAAAGCTTGGGGGAAAGACACATTTGTTTCAATCATACAAAAccagaaacatgcatatacatacatacgtaatcatataaagtgtattaatattttatttcagccTCTCTCCACTTCCAGGCTTCCAATCGATTTATGTGGCTCCATTTTCAGACAGAAGCAATCACCTTACAATGTTGCATAGATTTGATTTGTTTCTTGACTTTTCTGTCCTTCACTAGAACAGAAGTATAACAAAGACAGCTATttttagaattcttttctttttgttaactAAATACACAAAGCACTTAAACCTACACTTAGCACAGAGCAGGCTCTACCAAATATCTAGTGGATAAATGCCATGTTAAAGTGTTTGATCTTCTCCCTGCGAGCAAGAGAGAAAGCAACAATCTTAGTTTATTCCTAAATGTTCTGATTCCTTACTGTAAACAAGTAACTAGATGGCAAATACACAACTAAACACTGTTACCTTAGTGTAACTCACAGTGTGATAGACTTACAGAAGTAGTAAGAAGGATGACTGGGGATTAAAGGGGGCAAAGAAAGATCACCAGAAAGTTGCTTTGAAATCCATAACTAAAGTTAATGACAGTTGgctagagacaggcagatttacAAACTAATGCACCTTTAAGCCTTTCACTGCAGAAAAGAAACCACATGGGGCTGGACCATTGGCAAGGCTGGCCCGTCTTTATTGTGGAATGTTTGCTGTGATCATCAAAGATATGTTTTATCCAGATACATATGATTCTATCCTATTTCAGCCCTGAGACCATGGTTTCTAGGtttacacttttaaaatatgGTAAGAGCTAATCACTAATTTATATAATTCCTGTGTAGGCAGCTTAGTTATTTTGACCTAAATTATTGTCAGCTAATGATATAGGAGATTATATGAGTTACTCTACATTCATTTAtaatatggctttttttttttgtcacggCTTGAATACTACCATCAATTgtcagtttgtttttgttgttgttgttgatggtggtggtggtgtgttttttctttcagtgattTTTGAGCTGATTTATCATCTCTGCAGCCATTTTTCTATTGTGGTTACTCAAAGCAGGGTTCTGTAGTCAAACAGAGAAGAGCTAGTCTCTAATCTTTGCATCTTCGTTCATCAGTTTTTTCACATGGGACAAGCCAGTGGTGCTGAGACTTGGGTTTGGAGCCTACTGCACACTAGGTGGGTTTTCTATTAGTGAACTATATCTTCAATCCTGACACATCACACATCAATCTCTTCCTGTGATTTCCCTTATCTTTAAAATACGGGAGgcaatagaaaaggaaataaCTTCATTATTTCACTAATGATCAGTCCTATTGGGATTCTGACCAAGATCATTCCATCTCTACATGATCTGCGTCTCATCTGCACCTTCAgactgaatgcatgtgtgtgtgcgtgtgtgtgtctctctgtgtgtgtgtctgtgtgtgtgtgtgtgcacttgtacaGCACAGCAATGGTTACACTGGCACTTCCTCTCATGTTACCATCAATCTTTACAGCATCATATTGGTTCATTTCACAACACTTAGCAtgctttgtattttgttgaatcCCTTCTCCTTAACTATAAGCTATGAGATGTTTTATAATCCAAGTTTCTTGCAACTAGTAGACCTAAATGGCAGtgatttataactttaaaaatatatattgctGGCATGAACTATATTGAAATTATGGAAGAACAAGAAATTATTAAGCTGTTGAgtcaatatttaattttctaattctttaatTCTTAAGTTTGTTGTCTGTCCTGATACCTAACCCATCCAGATGTGGCTCTGAGCAATTGATGGTACTCTATCATTGATACAACTGAATGAGGTGTGATCTTTAACGCAGCCCATGTGACTGGACAGGACCAGAATCTGAAAATGATTATGAAACATTTTCTTGTCCTCAATCCTTGCAGTGTGATTAACTTTTAACAATCAAGTTAATGTGTCAAGATAAAAAGGAATAGATCTCTGATGTAGTTATCCCCATATAAATGATGTCTGTGCGGGCCACATAGTATGCAATGGGTTCTGTAGGATGTGGTGAATGAACCAAAAAGACTGACATGAGGAAAAAGTGTTTTCATGGCTCACTTTCCCTCCATCATTTATCAGAGTGCTTGGATTTTACAGATGCCCAGTGGATATTTTATTCACTGGCCGAATAAGGGTTACCACATAGACCCTATAAACTTTCTATCGCCAAGACCATGGGAATTTCTCTATTTTAAGTACTTCCTGGATACTCAAAAAATACTGAGAATATATTTAAACTAATAAAACATCACAGCTGGAAATCAGCTAGCTTAGACTTTCCCAACTATGATTATAAAACTAACACCAAAAGAGACAGGGAGAATATCAATATAGTTGGTTAGACTAGAGGCGAAATTAGATTCTGTATCTCATTCTTTGAGAATAGCCCTTGACCCTCGACCTTCTTCTGAAGCCTGGAGTCTCAATGGGAGACACAAAGACATTTTACTTTGCAGGCACACCATGCTTTCAGACCCCTGAGAATCTAGAGCAACATAAAAAGTACTGGCTTTTAAATCCTGGCATTattatttttcctccttttctgaaGGTGCAAAAAATGATTAATTTAAATCAGTATTGGCTTAGTTCATTTCTCTTCCCATTCCAAATGCTAAGTAATAGAAACCTTTCAAACAATAATACATTCTCCTAATTCTACCACACAGTTTCCCTTATTAAATTCAGAGCAGCGAGGGCAAAGTTCCCAGCATTATTCCTGCTCCACCTTTCCCTTTCAGTCACTGGTTTTATCGTTCAAGGATTAACGAGTAACCAGTCCAAGGAAGTGGTGAAGGCGACTCACCTGGAACACCTACAACTCTGTGCTTCAGTTAGCTGGTTGAGGCCagacactcagagagagagaacaaagcccTTTCCTGACAGAACCTGGAAGACAGGTCATTTTGGAGGAGGTAAGTAAGGGTTAGATGTAGCCATGTTCAATTGACTGTGAAGAAAAGGGCTTGGGGTGAGGGATATAAGGAAACTCAGGTTGTCTCCAGGTGCCGTTGAGTCTCTCTAGATGGTGATATGTCCCCAGGAGTCCTGATGGGCAGTGTGGCTGGCTAACTGGACTCAGGAGTAAAAGGAATGCCAGTGTTGCCTGAATAAAGTTGGTATCAGTAACTCTccctattttctttatatttccagTCCCTCATCTCCAGTGAGAGCTCCCTGGAGTCAGGGAACAGAATTCTAGTTTAGCTTTACAATGGGCAACAGCCCCCTATAGTAACAGTTACCTTTGTAGACTGGTGAGTGTTTTCCATGACAAGCTTGAATTATGCAAGGTTAGAACTAGGAGTAAATTAGTGCAAACTTCAGAAAAGAATCAAAGGAGAGAggtaaaagaaaggagaaggagaagaaaagaagtagacaagggagagggagagagactgatcTTAGGACAACAATAGCATAGTCATGAAGTGGAGTGTGTATCCCAGAAAGGGATTAGTATACACTGAGAGAGTGACAGTGAAGGGGTTTAGCCTTCAAGAGTCTGAATCAATTGACTTTGTGGCTTCTTTTCTAAATTCTGGGATTCTGGTTcaccaaaataaaaaggaaaggacacagaTGGCTGCTAATGTTTTTCATTGCATGGACAGAGCCTCTTACACAGTTTACTTCATAATATCCTCAGAGAACCCCAAAGAAAAGCCATCTGCAGTGGATTTTCACATGAGAAAATGGAATTTTGGAGAAGTAGCTTCAATAAGGTCACACAAACATCTCTTGGCAAAGCACAGACTTGAGCAACATCCTTCCAGCATCAAAAGGCCACACTTGGTCCTCTGCACCGCACTGCCCCATAAAAAGATAGatggcaacaggaaaaaaaatagctttcaAAAATCCCACAAGTGgtagttttaaagaaaagttttggGTTTTGACCAGAACAGGATTTCCcttctgtgtgtattttgtttttgacttctcaaaCGTCTAGTTTGAAAAGATT of the Chionomys nivalis chromosome 8, mChiNiv1.1, whole genome shotgun sequence genome contains:
- the LOC130879834 gene encoding olfactory receptor 5A1-like, with the protein product MAVGRNISMVTNFILLGFLEHPQLQVVLFVLFLGIYMVTMVGNLGLIFLIRMDSHLHSPMYFFLSNLSFVDVSYTSSIAPKMLCDFFREQKAISFVGCATQFFFFIGMGGTECCLLAAMAYDRYAAITNPLLYPSIMSPTTCVGMANTAYTGGLITGLVQTCSIFQLHFCGSRIINHFFCDLPPLMSLSCSSTFLSQVVNFLVVCTVGGASALVVLISYGYIIAAVMKIHSIHGRMKAFNTCASHLTTVILFYGSGLFSYLHSSAGYSQDKNKVVSMFYGAVIPMLNPIIYSLRNKEIKEALKKLKERKKQMSCLCPTVP